Genomic window (Streptomyces liliiviolaceus):
GTCGTGGGCGCCCCGGCGCCAGCGGTACGGGACCGTCAACGCCGACGGTTTCGGCGTCGGCTGGTACGCCGAGGGCGACCCGGTACCCGGGCGCTACCGGCGTACCGGGCCGATCTGGGGCGACCGGTCCTTCGCCGACCTGGGGCGGGTGGTGCGCTCGGGCGCGCTGCTCGCCGCGGTGCGGGACGCGACGCTGGCGGGGGCGGACGGGGAGGCCGCGGCGGCGCCGTTCGCCGCGGACACCTGGCTGTTCAGCCACAACGGCGCGATCGCGGGCTGGCCGCGTTCGCTGGCGCCGCTGGCCGGGACGCTGCCCGCGGCGGAGCTGCTGTCGATGGAGGCGCGCTGCGACTCGGCGCTCGTCTGGGCGCTGGTCCTGAACCGGCTGCGGGGCGGTGACGAGGAGGGCCAGGCCCTCGCCGACACGGTCCTCGACGTGGCGGCGGCGGCCCCCGGCTCCCGTCTCAACCTGCTGCTCACCAACGGCGAAGTGATCGCCGCCACCGCCTGGGGCGACACGCTCTGGTATCTGACCGAGCCCGGCCGGCGCACCGTCGTCGCATCCGAGCCGTACGACGACGATCCGCACTGGCAGGAGGTGCCGGACCGCACGCTGCTCGCGGCGAGCCGCACGGACGTCCTGCTCACCCCGCTCAAGGACATCGACGCGCCCGTGGCATCCGTGGCATCCGTGGCGAACGCTTCCGCCCCGGGCACTCCTGCTTCGAGCACGTCCGTACCGAGCACGTCCGTACCGAGCGCATCCGTTCCGAGCAAGGAGCCCCGTACGTGAGTCCGTTCCTGGTCACCCGCACGCTGCCCGAGGACGCCACGGACGCCGCCCTGCGGGCCGACGTCCTGCACGGCCTGACCCGCACGCCGAAGACGCTCCCGCCCAAGTGGTTCTACGACGCGCTGGGCAGCGAGCTCTTCGAGAAG
Coding sequences:
- the egtC gene encoding ergothioneine biosynthesis protein EgtC, translating into MCRHLAYLGPEEPLGRLLVDPAHSLYRQSWAPRRQRYGTVNADGFGVGWYAEGDPVPGRYRRTGPIWGDRSFADLGRVVRSGALLAAVRDATLAGADGEAAAAPFAADTWLFSHNGAIAGWPRSLAPLAGTLPAAELLSMEARCDSALVWALVLNRLRGGDEEGQALADTVLDVAAAAPGSRLNLLLTNGEVIAATAWGDTLWYLTEPGRRTVVASEPYDDDPHWQEVPDRTLLAASRTDVLLTPLKDIDAPVASVASVANASAPGTPASSTSVPSTSVPSASVPSKEPRT